A portion of the Panthera tigris isolate Pti1 chromosome E1, P.tigris_Pti1_mat1.1, whole genome shotgun sequence genome contains these proteins:
- the LOC102967905 gene encoding nucleoside diphosphate kinase A: MANSERTFIAIKPDGVQRGLVGEIIKRFEQKGFRLVAMKLIQASEDLLKEHYIDLKDRPFFAGLVKYMQSGPVVAMVWEGLNVVKTGRVMLGETNPADSKPGTIRGDFCIQVGRNIIHGSDSVESAEKEIGLWFQPEELVDYKSCAQNWIYE; encoded by the exons ATGGCCAACAGCGAACGCACCTTCATTGCCATCAAGCCTGATGGGGTCCAGCGCGGCCTCGTGGGAGAGATCATCAAGCGTTTTGAGCAAAAGGGATTCCGCCTCGTTGCTATGAAATTAATTCAG GCTTCCGAAGACCTTCTCAAGGAACACTACATTGACCTGAAGGACCGTCCATTCTTTGCCGGCCTGGTGAAGTACATGCAATCAGGGCCTGTGGTTGCCATG GTCTGGGAGGGGCTGAATGTGGTGAAGACAGGCCGGGTGATGCTGGGAGAGACCAACCCTGCGGACTCCAAGCCCGGGACCATCCGTGGAGACTTTTGCATCCAAGTTGGCAG GAACATCATCCATGGCAGTGATTCCGTGGAAAGTGCGGAGAAGGAGATTGGCTTGTGGTTTCAGCCTGAAGAGCTGGTGGATTACAAGAGCTGTGCTCAGAACTGGATCTACGAGTGA
- the LOC122230425 gene encoding nucleoside diphosphate kinase B: MAHQERTFIAVKPDGVQRGLVGEIIKRFEQKGFRLVAMKFLQASEELLKQHYIDLKDRPFFPGLVKYMSSGPVVAMVWEGLNVVKTGRVMLGETNPADSKPGTIRGDFCIQVGRNIIHGSDSVKSAEKEISLWFKPEELVDYKPCAFDWIYE; this comes from the exons ATGGCCCACCAGGAGCGCACGTTCATCGCCGTCAAGCCGGACGGCGTGCAGCGCGGCCTGGTGGGCGAGATCATCAAGCGCTTCGAGCAGAAGGGCTTCCGCCTCGTGGCCATGAAGTTCCTGCAG GCCTCGGAGGAACTCCTGAAGCAGCACTACATTGACCTGAAGGACCGCCCGTTCTTCCCCGGGCTGGTGAAGTACATGAGTTCTGGGCCGGTTGTGGCCATG GTCTGGGAGGGACTGAACGTGGTAAAGACAGGGCGAGTGATGCTTGGGGAGACCAACCCAGCAGATTCTAAGCCAGGCACCATCCGTGGGGACTTCTGCATTCAAGTTGGCAG GAACATCATTCATGGCAGTGATTCAGTAAAAAGTGCAGAGAAAGAAATCAGCCTGTGGTTTAAGCCTGAAGAATTGGTTGACTACAAGCCTTGTGCTTTTGACTGGATCTACGAATAA